In Tachyglossus aculeatus isolate mTacAcu1 chromosome X4, mTacAcu1.pri, whole genome shotgun sequence, the DNA window GGGAATAGGTGAATGAACGGACTAGTTATTCAAGGGACAATCGTTTCCCCCTCCCTGGATTGAGATGGGTTCTGGCTAGACATAGGGGCTTTAATGTTCCAGGGACCATTTAGTGCATGAGATAAACTTCACATCAGGGATGTCCAACTCCAGTGGGAGGACTGGGGCCAATGCAATTACAGCTGCCTCCCCCCAATCCCCCTAGATCCCCACCCATTCCTCCTCTGTAGGATGGAGGCCAGCTGGAGCGGCAGAAGAGCTCTAAGTCACAGCTCTCCCCCAACTCTGGCTATGTCGGGGAACACGTTCTCCAGGCCTCCCCCAACGGCTTTCCCTGTGTGTCTCtcctgggggcgggggtgtgtgtgtgtgtgacacacaTCGCCCTGGCCCTGTGTATGTGCTTGTGTCATTTCCTTTTCCCAACCCCTGCTCTCCTGACTGCAGGGACCCAAGATTTCTCCTTCACTCAGAATGAAAAGTTGGTACCCCCGTTTCACATGGTAATCTGCCACACACAATCATCATTCCTCAAATCAGTGAAAGCTACAGGATTACATTATCAACCACAGGCACCAATGTAAGTCGGATACACCGCTAGCTATACTGGCATTACCACCACTCACAGGAACTCTGGGGGGATTGAATTCGGTGTTATAGACTCGGCCACTGGCCGGATGAATCCAGCGGGCAGTGAGGCGTTGTTTAATGGTCTCAAATGGCACATTCAGATTAATCACTGTGTCTATGCGATAAACTCTGTTTAGGGCTTCGGCTTGTGAAACTGTCCTGGGAAAACCTACAAAAATTTAAagtagagggagaaaggaaaaaaaaagaatttacaGATACTCCTCCAGTAGGACAAATTTCTTATTAACAAAGCAGAGAAAACTAAAGTGGACCCGCTTCTCAGAAAATCACCATTAAAGTCAGTTTCTCAAAATAATCTCCAAATAAAAGCTGTCTTCTGTTGCTACCTTGATGGGCCACCCAGAAAAGTTGCCTTTTTTGAAAACTATTCCCAATTTTCCCCCTATTTTCCAGATCCCTTCCTCCTctactcctgactttcccatcacaatctCTCACAACAATTATGACCTctcatttttcccccctcctctcttcagcTTTTCCCTGTCCATTTTATCCCTTTCAATCACCAACTTAAGTGAGATTGATTCCATTTATTCCTTTTTAAAATAACAAAAACACCTGTCCTGGTATATATACCTCAAGAGAGGGCTGAAGAAGGCAGAAGCAGTAGGGTGGCAATGGCAGTGCCCAAGCCTATAGAACAAACACATTATTCCCCCACCGTTTGCCTTAAGTAAACAGGACCATGTCAACTTAGCCTCATGGAGAGGAAATTGTAGGAACGTTTTAGATTAATGATTATAAGGTTGGCACTTCCAGATCCCTGAAATTCTAGAATCGTTAACATTGACAGGTCAACATGCAGATCTCGATGCTATGCCCAACCAGGGTGGCTAACTGGCCAGGGAAAGCAGAAGCACAGCCCCATCACTTCTTTTGCAGGACCTGCCCTGGCACTCAAAACTCTGTAACAAAGCCCCCAAATTCCACATTGGGATTCGATTCAAATCCTTCCCCATCTCCGGGGCACAGACCATGCCTTTGAGTGGAAGGTAACTTTGTATTTTACCAtcattcttctctcccctttcgcGAAATGCAATTTTTTTCACCCAACAAAGTCGTGcccaaggaaaaaaaacaacagctCACAAAATGATCATTCTTTCAAGGTTGACCTCCTCCAAGCACCAGAGATTTCAAGCAGTTTAAGTTTAATCAATACTACCTCTTACCATCCAGTAGCCAGTTGTACTGGTCTATATTTTTCAGCTGATGCAATGCTAGCCGACTCATAACATCATCTGGAATGAGCCTCCCCTGATCAATGAAAGTCTTGGCCAAAACACCAATTTCTACGGAAGGGAAAAATAATTTAAACACCAATGTATCAATGCCACTGTTTCTGTCCattcaaaaaaccccaaaatacaaCTGGGAAGTAGCTTGGTTGCACATAAAGCCTGAAGAGCACTCCCTTAGAAATTTCCTTTTAAAGGCTCAGATAGGCTATTCAAGTTTAactcaatttatttttaaaaaacatatAGGCTTTGGGATAGTAATTGGATTAAATCTGGTAAAACTAAAAATCCATACTCTAGCTATAAGAACCGTACATTTGTACTTTCCAGTGACATGTTTAAATTGATCATCTctaatttaaaggaaaaaaatactGGAACATGGACGACCAGGGAGACAGGGGTGTTGGAGATCAAGTTTGGGGTACACGGGAAGGAGGACAGAAGTGGGGATAAAAAAACCCAGCAGGGAGGGGTTTTCTGTGGGGTTTTTCTTACCTGTAATGCTTCAGGTCGTCATGTCAAGGCTGGTTCTGAAATGGAACCTAACTGGTTGCATTAAAGTCTGAGGGTAAATGCATCCCCCGATACAACCACACTTTAAACAGACACGGCCCAGTTGTATCGTGGgacactcaatggtatttattgaatgcttagtgtgttccaagcactatacggaaaagtacaacacaacacagttggtagatgtgatccctgcccacaaagagcttacagtcctgtaCATGCCATTTACCAAAGTACAGATATTGATGATTAATGTACAGTGAACTTTGACTAAAATCAAACTTAAAAATGAACTTAAAGTTTAAGAAAATTATCACTTTTTTCTACTGTAGccctttataaaatgggggtgggtggagaggatGGCCTAGAAACTGAGTTAGAAGAAAACCCTAAAAATGCATTTCTACAAATAACAGACTTAATTATAAGAGTAAAAAAACAGTCACATTGCTGCATTTTTGCATCTTCAAATTGAGTTTTATAGCTTGtctagaaaaacaaaaacaatccaCTAAATCAAAATGTAAGCATTTTTATGGCTTACATTTCTaacatttttttcctcccatctTACACTGCAAAGACTTTTGAAGTTTAAGTTCAGCCTTCAAAAGGACTGCATATAAACAGTCCTTGCTGAACCCCTCAAAAattaccctttcctcttcttaacTCACAAAAAAATACTCCCCACACATAACCTTTGTGCTAAGATCAAATATGGAAAATTTCAGTGCTAA includes these proteins:
- the AK3 gene encoding GTP:AMP phosphotransferase AK3, mitochondrial isoform X1, which produces MSRLALHQLKNIDQYNWLLDGFPRTVSQAEALNRVYRIDTVINLNVPFETIKQRLTARWIHPASGRVYNTEFNPPRVPGHDDLTGEPLTQREDDKPETVAKRLKAYEAQTKPVLEYYQKKGVLQSFSGTETNVLWPHVYAFLQTKLADGSPK